The Amycolatopsis sp. DG1A-15b genome contains the following window.
CCCGCGCACGGCGGCCGGGGCGGGCTGCGAAGAAGTCGCCGAGGATCTTCTCCGAATGGCCGTTGGTGTAGAAGTTCGCCGTGTCGACGAAGTTGCCGCCGAGGTCGAGGTAGGTCGCGAGGATCTTTTCGGACTCCTCGACACCGCAGCCGGCGCCACCGGCGTCTTCCCCGAAGGTCATCGCGCCGAGGGCGAAGGGGCTGACGCGGAGGCCGGACCGGCCGAGGGTGACGTAGTGGTCGAGTGACACGAAACTCTCCTTGGGTAGCGGATCGACTGATCCCAGGAAACCGCGGAAGCCCAGCTCAGCGGTAGACCGATCGAAGCGACCTCTTGCCCGATCCTCTCGATGGCGGTTTCCTTGATGCGTGCTCGACGAACTCCGCGACCTCGTCGCCCGGTACGCGCACGCCGATCTGCGCACGCCGGTGCCGGGCCTGCTGCTGTCCAAAGTGGAAACGAGCGAAACGCACCACTCGCTCGCCGAGCCGCTGCTGGTCGTCATGGCCCAGGGCGGCAAGCGCCTGCTGCTCGGCGAGCAGGTGCACGAGTACCGCGCCGGGCAGTACCTGCTGGTCGGCACCGACCTGCCGGTGACCGGCCACTTCGTCGGCGCGACCCCGCGGACGCCGGCATTGGGCCTCGGCCTCGCCCTGCGGCCCGAGGCGATCGCCCCGCTGCTGCTCGAGGCGCCGCCGCGCACACCACCGGCGTCCCCCATCGCCATCGGCGACGCCGGCCCGGAGCTGCTCGACGCGGCGCTGCGCCTGCTTCGGCTGCTCGACCACGCGTCCGACGCGCCCGTGCTCGCGCCCCTGATCGAGCGGGAGATCCTCTGGCGGCTGCTGACCGGCCCGCACGGCGGCCTGGTCCGCCGGATCGGCCTGGCCGACAGCGGCGCCGCCCACGTCGGCCGCGCGATCCGCTGGGTACGGGACAACTACGCCGAGCCGATGCGGATCGAGGAACTCGCGCGGCTGAGCGGGCTGAGCGCGTCGGCGTTCCACCGCCACTTCCGCGCGGCCACGGCGATGAGCCCGCTGCAGTTCCAGAAGCGCATCCGCCTGCAGGAAGCCCGGTCGCTGCTGCTGGCCGGCGCGGGCGACGTCGCCGGTGTCGGGCACCTCGTCGGCTACGACAGCCCTTCGCAGTTCAACCGCGAGTACCGCCGCCTGTTCGGCGCCCCACCCGGGCAGGACGCGGCGCGGCTGCGCGAGGCCGCCTCCGTCGGGCCCCGGCTGCCCTGAGGTCCGATCCGTTCAAGACCGCCGGCCGCACCGGTGCGACGCTGGCGGCATGTCCGTGAACCTTCCCGCGGCGGCGTCCTTCATGGCGACGCACGCCCGCCTCCTCGACCGCCGCCGCTTCGAACTGCTCGGCGGCGCCGCCGACGCCGACGCGGTGCTGGCCGCCGTCGACGGCTACCGCAACGCCGACGGCGGCTACGGCTGGGGCCTCGAGCCGGACCTGCGGGCCCCGGAAAGCCAGCCCGGCGGTGCCCTCCACGCCTTCGAGGTGTTCGAGGAGATCGCCCCGGCGACGACACCGCACGCGGCGAAGCTCTGCGACTGGCTGGCCACGGCGTCCCGTCCGGACGGTGGCCTGCCGTTCGCCCGGCCCGTGGCGGACCCGGCCGGCTGCGCACCCTTCTGGGTCGAGGCCGATCCGGCGGAGGCCACCCTGCAGAGCACGGCGTTCACCGCGGGCGTGGCCCTGCGCGTCGCCCGCCACGACCGGGCCGTCCGCGAGCACCCGTGGCTGGCCGCGGCGACGCGGTACTGCTTCCGCGCCATCCGCGAGCTTTCCGCGCCGCCGCACGCGATCGCGTTGTCCTTCGCGGTGCAGTTCGCGGACGCGGCGCACGAACTCCACGAGGAGGCGCCCGCGCTCCTGGACCACCTCGCCACGTTCGTCCCGGCCGACGGACTGGCCCCGGTGGCCGGTGGTTCGGAGGGCGAAACCCTCCGCGCCATGGACTTCGCTCCGCTGCCGGACCGCCCGGCGCGCGCGTTGTTCGCCGACGACGTCATCGAGGCCGAACTGCGGCGGCTCGCGGCCGCGCAACAGGACGACGGTGGCTGGCGGGTGGATTTCGCGAGCTTCTCGCCCTCCGCGTCGCTCGAATGGCGCGGCTACGCCACCGTCCGTGCGGTGGCGATCCTGCGCCGTCACGGCCTCGCCTGAATCTCTACACGAGTGGCACCGAGGTTCATCCGACCGTGGCGTGTCGGAAGTGGACGGCCGCCCGCGCCTTCCGGCGTGCGAGCCCGAACGCGTACTGTGACGAGGGAAACGCGCTCCCGGAGGTGAAGCATGTCGTCGCGCAATCCGTTGCACTGGATCGCCCGCTGGGCGGACTGGTTCGAGGATCGCGGCGTGTACGTGCCCGGCGAGGAGAGCCGAGCGGTCGATCCGATCCGGGATTTCGGCTGGCTGATGGCGGCGTGGGTGGCCGGCGTCGCGATCTTCATCCTGTTGTTCGCCCTCGCGGTTTAAGTGGCATGTGGCCAGAGATTGTCACCAGCCGTGCCGTTCCGGTCACGGATTGGCCACGGGGTGGCACCAGGTGCGCGACAACCCCCGGTTGCGCCTCGTAACCGCGCGCGATCACGGCCAGAGTGGAGCGGGTTCGCCCGGCAAACCCCCGTTGCCGACGGCACCCGACCCGCCGACTGGAGTACCCGCAATGGCGCTCGCGCGCACCCGCAAGATCATGTTCGCCGCAGGACTGCTCGGCCTGGCGGTGGCGTGCGGGGTCCCCTCGGCTCACGACGGCACCGCGGCACTCGGCGCGGCCGGCTCCCCCGCGGGCGCCGGTGCCTCGGCCTCCCCGGTGGGCAACGACCTCAAGTTCGGCGCCGACCACCGGTTCGCCAGCGGCCTCACCATCTCGGTCGGCTCCCCGCAGTCGTTCCGGCCCAGCCCCTCGGCGTACCCGCAGAGCCCGCGCGGCGCGGCCTTCGACGTCCAGCTGACCAACGACGGCTCGACGACGTACAAGCTCTCCGGCCTCAACGTGACCGCCACCTCGGGCGGCACCGCGGTCAAGCAGGTCGTGGACAACACCCAGGGCTTCACCGGCATCACCGACGCGGGCAAGGACGTCCTGCCCGGCCGCTCGGTGCACATCACGCTGGCGTTCGCGGTCCCGCGTGAGCAGACGCAGCTGCGGCTGCAGATCCGGCCGACCGCGACCGAGGCCGTCGCGGTCACCTACTGCGGCCCCGCCTGAGCCACCGCCGTTAAGCTCGCGGGCATGACCGAGCGCCTTTCCCCCGGTGACGAAGCCCCGGACTTCACCCTGCCCGACAGCGAGGGCAACGAAGTGTCGCTGCGCGACTTCCGCGGCCGGTCCGTCGTCGTGTACTTCTACCCGGCGGCGAGCACACCGGGCTGCACCAAGCAGGCCTGCGACTTCCGCGACAACCTCGCCGAGCTGAACGACGCCGGCTACCAGGTCGTCGGCATCTCCCCGGACAAGCAGGCGAAGCTCGCCAAGTTCGTCGAGAACGAAGGCCTCACGTTCCCGCTGCTGGGCGACCCCGAGAAGACGGTCATCGAAGCGTGGGGCGCGTACGGCGAGAAGAAGAACTACGGCAAGACGTACCTGGGCGTGATCC
Protein-coding sequences here:
- a CDS encoding AraC family transcriptional regulator, which translates into the protein MLDELRDLVARYAHADLRTPVPGLLLSKVETSETHHSLAEPLLVVMAQGGKRLLLGEQVHEYRAGQYLLVGTDLPVTGHFVGATPRTPALGLGLALRPEAIAPLLLEAPPRTPPASPIAIGDAGPELLDAALRLLRLLDHASDAPVLAPLIEREILWRLLTGPHGGLVRRIGLADSGAAHVGRAIRWVRDNYAEPMRIEELARLSGLSASAFHRHFRAATAMSPLQFQKRIRLQEARSLLLAGAGDVAGVGHLVGYDSPSQFNREYRRLFGAPPGQDAARLREAASVGPRLP
- the bcp gene encoding thioredoxin-dependent thiol peroxidase, whose protein sequence is MTERLSPGDEAPDFTLPDSEGNEVSLRDFRGRSVVVYFYPAASTPGCTKQACDFRDNLAELNDAGYQVVGISPDKQAKLAKFVENEGLTFPLLGDPEKTVIEAWGAYGEKKNYGKTYLGVIRSTFVVDADGKIAHAFYNVRATGHVAKLIRDLGLAA